The sequence below is a genomic window from Halolamina litorea.
GCGGACATCTACGTCCCGCCTCGCGGGCTCGTCGGGAAGGACCCCGAGGCGATGCTCGAGACGGTCCACCGCCGAAGCCGGACCGTCCTCGACGCCATGAGTTCGGGCCAGTGCCCGTGGTGTGCCGCCGAGGTAGCCGTCGAGATCCGGGATGGCGACGGGTCACTTCCATCGCTGCACGACACCCGGGATCTCGAAGCCTACGCCGTCTTCCGGTGTACGAACTGCACCGGGTTCAACTACACCCCTGTCTCACAGGTGCTGCTCTATCACCCGGCGGCCATCGCGTTCTACCACGAGCACGGCCGGGACCTGACGGCGGTGCCGAAGTGGGAGCTCCGGTGGGCGGTCACCGACGAGACGACCGAGGTGCTCGGCAGGGACCCGTGGCGGTTCCGGGTTCGCGTGCCGCTCCCAGGAGAGACACTCGTCGCGGTGATCGACCAGCACCTCGACGTGGTCGAGAGTCGGATCGAAGAGGCCGAGGGGTAATCAGGCGGCCGGGAGAACGAGCGACTACTCCAGTTCCGGCGTTTTCTCCCCGGCCGGCACCACCACTTCGAGCCAGTTCTCCTCGGGCGGCAACGGACAGGAGAACGTCTCGCTGAACGCACAGAACGGCGAGTACGCGAGGTTGAAGTCGAGCGTGACGGTGTCGCCCGTCTCGAGTTCACCCTCCGGTTCGAACTCCATGTAGCGCCCCCCGTGGTAGGTCTGCTGGCCCGTCGTCTTGTCCCGGAACGGCACGAACAGGGTGTCCTCCTCGCTGTTCTCCTGCCGGTAGGCGTGGAGCTCACAGTCCTCGCCGCGGAGTTCGAAGGCGAACGTGGCGACGCGGAGGTACCGCACCGGCGGCCCGTTGGTCGTCTCCATCTCGACGGGTTCGGGTTCGTCGTGGACCTCGGCCACGGCGGCGACCCGGAAGTCCTCGTTCGGCTCGAAGTAGTCGAGCCCCTCGAACCCGTCGCGGTGTTCAGGCGGGACCGGCGACTGTGGGTGTTCGGCGAAGAAGCGGTCCTTCTCCTCGCGGTTGGCGCGGAGTTGCTGCTCCCAATCGGTGGTTTCGCTCATGGGCGTGGTTGGGCCCGGGAAGCCATGAGTCCGGCGTTCCTCACGGTGACCCGTGACCTGCGGCGCTCCCCAGCGTCGACGCCCGTGGGCTGCCGCGAAGCCAACCCCTAACACGTGGGGTTCGCTACCACGGATCGATGAAGGTCATCGACTGCGGCACGCTGGTAGACGGCACCGGGAAGAAACCGCTCGAGGACGCACGTATTCTCGTGGAAGACGGCCGCGTCGTCGAAGTCGGCCCCGCCGAATCCGTCGACGCGCCCGAGGACGCCGAGCACGTCGACCACTCCGGGGAGACGGTGATCCCGGGACTGATCGACGCCCACCTGCACCTCAAGGGAACGCGCTCGATGGAGCCGTTCGACTGGATCCGGGAGTCGAGCGAACTCAACACCGCGCGGGCCAGCGCCGACGCGCGGACGCTGCTGGAGGCGGGCTTCACCGCAATCCGTGACGTCGGGAGCGAGGCCGGAATCCCGCTGCGCAACGCCATCGACGAGGGGACCCTCCCCGGGCCGCGCATCTTCACCAGCGGCCAGAGTTTCTCCCAGACCGCCGGCCACGGCGACGCCCACTACCTCCCCTACGAGTGGGCGACCAGCGAGGCCGCCGGCGGCGACGGCATCGTCGACGGCGCCGACGAGTGTCGGAAGGGCGTCCGCCGGCGCATCCGTGAGGGCGCGGACCTCATCAAGATCATGACGACCGGCGGCGTGCTCAGCGAGAAGGACGCCCCCGACCAGAGCCAGTTCACCGACGCCGAGATCCGGGCGTTCACCGAGGAGGCCCACCGCGTCGGCATCCCCGTGGCCTCCCACGCGCAGGGCGCGCCGGGGATCAAGTCCGCACTGGAGAACGGCGTGGACACGATCGAACACGGCTTCTACATCGATCAGGAGTGTATCGATCTCTTCGAGGAGACCGGCGGGATATTCGTGCCGACGCTGGCCATCGTCTACCGGCTCGTCGAACACGGGGCGGAGCACGGCGTCCCCGACTACGGCCTGCGGAAGGCCCGCGAGGCCCACGAGGCCCACGTCGAGTCGACCAAGCGCGCCTACGAGGCCGGCGTTCCGGTCGCCCTCGGGACCGACTTCCTCGGGCCCGAACTCGTCCCGCACGGCAAGAACGCGATGGAGGCCGAACTGTTCGTCGAGGAGGTCGGCATGAGCGAACACGAGGCCATCGTCGCCGGCACGGGGACCGCCGCCGAAACGGTCGCTGCCGACGACATCGGCACGCTCACGGTCGGCAACCACGCCGACATCGTCGCGTTCGAGGACTCGCCACTCGACGATATCTCGAACCTCTACGAGCCCGACGCGGTGTACAAGGGCGGCGAGACGGTCTGAGCGAGGCTATCGGAGCCGATCCACTTCTTTCGCGATCTCTCGACGCTTCAGCAGCGAGAACCCGGAGATGATGAGCAGGAAGCCGGCGACCGTCGCCAGCGTGACCACCTCGTCGAGCACCAGCCAGCCCGACAGCGCCGCGAATATCGGCGCGACGTAGGAGACGAGGTTGATCTCGATGGGACCCAACCGGTCCAGCAGTTCGAAGTAGATCAGGAAGCCGAGCGCGCTCGCGAGGATCGAGAGGTAGAGCAGGCTGAGGACGATCCCGGGCGTGAGTTCGAGCGACGTCGGCGACTCACCGAGCCCGAGGCTGAGCGCGTGCATCAGCAGCGCGCCGAGCAGCATCGACCAGCCCTCCATCGACTCGATGGCGAGGTCGCTGTCGAGCCGGCGCGTGAGCACGCTGCCGAGCGCGAACGACGCCGCGGCGGCGACGATGAGCAGCTTCGCACCCATCCCGCCCGACAGCAGCGCGTTCGGGTCAGGGTTCGTGAGGACAACCGCGCCGACGAGACCGAGCAGCAGGCCGAACAGCCCGATCGCTTCGAGCCGTTCCTCGGGGACGAACACGCGAGCGAAGCCGGTCGTCAGCAGCGGGCTCAGACTCACCAACACGGCCGCCGAGCCGCTGGTGACGGCGTCGTCGGCCTCGCCGATGAACAGGAACGCGTGGTAGGCCGCGATCAACAGCACGGCGCCGACGGCGACGGTCGCCCACTGGTCGCGCCCCCGCGGGAGCGGGTCGTCGAGTACCCACCAGGCGTAGCCGAGCATCAACACGCCGGCGATGTCGTAGCGAACCGCCGCGAACAGCACCGGCGGGAAACCGGCGTCCAGCCCGGCCTTGATGGCCATGAACGCCGAGCCCCAGATCGCTGCAAGCAGCAGGAAGAGTCCGAGGTTCCGATAGCGAGACACGAGACAACCGAGCGCGAGGGGGGGCTTAGGGGTACTGCTTTCGCCCAATCAGGCCGCGCCCGCGGCGTCGCGTTCCGTCCGGAGACCGCGCAGCAGGTCCTGGCGGGTGATGATCCCCACCAGTTCCTCGCCGTCGAGCACGGGCAGGCGGTTGATGTCCCGTTCGGGGTCGGCGAGCAGGTCGAGCAACACGTCGATGCTCGCGTCCACGTCGACGGTCACGGGGTCGGGCGTCATCACCGAACTGATCGGGTCGTCGGCGTGGGCGGCGATATCCACGTCGTCGCCGGGCAGGTCGAACGCGTAGGTCAGCGTGTCGACGATGGGCGGGATACCGATCGGGATCCAGAGCACGCGGTCCTCGACCTCGAACAGGTCCACGAGGTCGCCCTCGGTGACGACGCCCGCGAGTCGGCCGTCCTCGTCGACGACCGGGAAGCCGCTGTAGGTCACGTCGGCCAGTTTGGCGAGCACTTCGCCGACTTCGTCGTCGAGTGCGACGGTCTCCACGTCGGTCGTCATCACGTCTGCGGCGTTCATACGTGAGCTATCGGGCGGGGGATACGTCAACGTTGCTGCCGGACTGGGAGGCGGCGACGGCCAGCCGCCGATGTGTGCAAAAAGGACCGCGGGCGCCGCTACTCGTGCAGGTGGCAGGCGATCACGGTGTCGTCGCGGCCGGGCGTCGCGTCGGGTTCGGTCGTCTCACAGACCGTCTCGAAGCGCTCCCGGAGCGTCTCGGCGGCACCGTCGAGGTCCCCGCCAGCGGCCGCTTCGAGCGCCTCGTCGACGACCGCCGCGTTCTCGCCGTCGAGTCCCGGGACCTCCTGTTCGCGGTAGTCTGCCGGCCCGACCTCCCGCACGGCTTCCGGGTCGAGGTCGCCGCCTTCGACCGCCTCGCGGAGGTTCATCACCGCACGGAACGCCGCCTGCTCGATCTCGACGTCCTCGGGCGGGATCACCTTCGGACAGCGGGTTCGGAACCGACAGCCCGAGGGGGGGTTCCGCGGCGACGGCACGTCGCCCGAAAGCGTCGCCACCCGGCGACCCTGCTCGCTCACCTCCGCACGCGGGACGCTCGCGAGCAGCGCCTCGGTGTAGGGGTGATCGGGGTTCTCGAATATCTCGTCGGTCGGCCCGAGTTCGGCGATCCGGCCGAGGTACATCACCGCCACCCGGTCACAGATGTGCCGGACGACGCTGAGGTCGTGGGCGATGAACAGGTACGTCAGGCCGAACTCGTCCTGCAGGTCGTCGAGGAGGTTCAGCACCTGTGCCTGCACGCTCACGTCGAGCGCCGAGACCGGTTCGTCGAGGACGATGAAGTCCGGATCGAGCGCGAGCGCCCGGGCGATGCCCACACGCTGGCGCTGGCCGCCGGAGAACTCGTGGGGGTAGCGGTCGATCTGGTCGGCCGAGAGCCCAACCCGTTCGAGCAGTTCGCCCGCCCGGGCCCGGCGGACCGCCCCCTCGCTCCCCGTCACGGTCACCTCGACCCGGAGTTCGTTCTCACCTTCCTCGACGGTCGCGCCGAGGAGGTCCTCGTGGACCCCGACGGTCGCTTCGGGGCCGTCCTCGCCCTGCCGGACCGTCACCGGCACGCGGGCGACGCCGTTCTCAGGGTCGACGACGCGGTCGATGTCGTCGGCCACGTCGACCTCGACCATCCGGTCGATCCCCTCGCCGACGGTGATCTCGGCGTCGGTGCCGACCGTCGGGTCGGACTCGGGGAGCCCGTGGATCCGCATCCCCTCGGCGACGACGGCGCCGACGGTCATCCGCGGGTCGAGACTGGAGAACGGGTCCTGGAAGACGATCTGAGCGCGCCGGCGGAACGCGGCCATCGACGTGTCGTCGAGGTCGAACACCTCCTCGCCGTCGAAGGCGACGGTGCCGCCGGTGGCCTCGCGCAGTCGGAGCAGCGTCTCGCCGGTCGTCGACTTCCCGCAGCCCGACTCGCCGACGAGTCCCAGCGTCTCGCCCTCCCGTACGTCGAAACTGATGCCGTCGACGGCTTTCACGCTGGTCGCCTCGCGGCCGAGCACGCGGTCGAGCAGGCCGCCGCCGTCCTCGTAGTACTTCCGGAGGTTCCGGACTTCGAGCAGCGGTTCGGCGCCGTTGGAGCGTGTTCGATCACTCGACGGGTGCGAGCCGTCGGCGCCGTCGGGGGCGGTCTCAGTCATCGCTCACCTCCGGGGCCGCGGCGGGTGCAAGCGCCTCCGCGGGGTCGTACTCCCGGTCGGCGAGCACACAGCGCACCCGGTGGTCGACGCCCTCGACGCTCGCCGGGGCGTCGTGTTCGTCGATGCGGTGCAGGCAGGACTCCATCGCCTTCGGACAGCGGTCGGCGAAGTAGCACTTCTCGCCCATCTCGGAGTCGAGCAGGCTCGGCACGTTCCCCTCGATCGGCGAGAGCCGCGGCGCGGGGTCCTCCAAGTCCGGGATCGACCCCAGCAGCCCCTCGGTGTAGGGGTGGACCGGGTTCTCGAACACGTCCTCGAGGGAGCCGCGTTCGACCACCTCGCCGGCGTACATCACGCCGACGCGCTGGCACATCCGCGCGATCACGCCGAGGTTGTGGGTGATGAGCACGACGCTCATCCCCTCCTCGTCCTGCAGGTCCTTCAGCAGGTTCAGGATCTGGGCCTGAATGGTCACGTCCAGCGCCGTCGTCGGTTCGTCGGCGATCAGCACGTCGGGTTCGCCGGCGAGCGCTTGGGCGACCATCGCCCGCTGGAGCATCCCGCCGGAGAACTCGTGGGGGTACTCCTCGGCGCGCTGTTCGGGGTCGGGGATGCCGACCCTGTCGAGCAGTTCGACCGCGCGCTCGTGGCTCTCGTCGCTCACGTAGTCCCGGGAAGGGACAAGCGAGTCGACGAAGTAGCTCGCCAGCCCGTAGCCCTGCGTCCGCGAGCGGGTGCGACGCGGGTTCGCCCGGGCCCGGCGCTGGACCTCGACGGCCTCGGCGATCTGTTCGCCCACCGGGATGGTGGGGTTGAGGCTGCTCATCGGGTCCTGGAAGATGGTGGCGAACGCCGGCCCGCGGAGCCACCGGCGGGTGGCTTCGGGGAGTTGGCGCACGTCCACGTAGTCGCCGTCGACGGCCGACGGGTGTGAGTCGCGGTGTTCGTCGGCCAGTTCGGCGTCGCGGTACCAGACCTCGCCCTCGACGATCCGGCCCGGCGACTCCACGAGGTCGATCAGCGAGAGCGCGGTCACGGACTTGCCCGATCCCGACTCGCCGACGATGCCGAACACTTCACCGTCACGGACGTCGAAGTCGACGCCCTCGACGGCGTTGACCTGCCCCTCCTCCGTGAAGAAGCGTGTCGTGAGGTTCCGTACTTTGAGTAGTTCCTGAGACATATCTAGACACCACCTTCCCCTTCGATCCCGGGGTCGAGCGCGTCACGCAGCCAGTCCCCGACGAGGTTGACACCGATCACGGCGAAGACGATGGCGAGCCCCGGCACGGTGGCGATCCACCACGCCGTCGAGAGGTACGCCCGCCCCTGCGAGATGTCGAAGCCCCACGAGAGGGTCGTCCCCGAGAAGCCGAGGAACGACAGCGAGGACTCCAACAGGATGATCGCCGCGACCTGGATGGTCGCGAGTACGAGGATCGGCGTCGTCGCGTTTGGGAGCACGTGTCGCCCGATGATCCGGGCGTCGCTGGCGCCCAGCGCGCGGGCGGCCTTGACGTACTCCTCCTCACGGATCGAGAGCGCTTCACCCCGGGCGATCCGGGCGAACCATACCCAGTTCACGAGGCCGACGACGACGATGACCGTCCCCGGCAACACGAACGAGTCGGGCATCCCCGTCGACAGCCCGAGCGCCGACCGGACGGGGTCGACCAACCCGAGCATCACGAACGGGTCCGGCACGTCGACGGCCGCCCGGCCCCAGAGGCCGATCAGCGATATCGCCAACACCAGCGAGGGGAACGCCAACGACACGTCCGCGAACCGCATCAGCGCGTCGTCGACCCGGCCGCGGTAGTAGCCCGCGACGAGGCCGACGCTCACGCCGAGTATCGCCGCGAGCGCCGTTCCCAATATCCCCACGAGCATCGACGTGCGGGCGCCGTAGACGGCCCGCGAGTAGACGTCCTGTCCGAGGGAGTTCGTCCCCAGCGGGTGGTCGGCGGTCGCGTTGATCGTCACCGTCTCGTTGACGATCTGGAGCGAGCCGTTGACCATCTCCGAACTGGTCTCCTGTGTGGTGCGGCTGAACCCCATCGGCGGGAGGTTCCCGTTCTCCAAGTTCTGGTCGGTGGGGTTGTGCAGCGCGATGAAGGGGGCGAACCCCGCGACCAGCACCATCGCGAGCACGAGCACGATCCCGATCTTCGCCAGCGCGCTCGACCGGAGCTCCTTGCGGAGGTTCCGGAGCGTCCGCGGCGAGATCATTCGGCGACCACCTGCGGGTCGAGCGACGCGTAGACGGCGTCGACGACGAGGTTCACGATCACGAAGCCGGCGCCGATCACGATCAGCGACGCCTGCAGGATCGGCCAGTCACGCGCGTTGATCGCGTTGATCAGCGTCGTGCCCAGCCCCGGCCACGAGAACACCGACTCGGTGATGACCGCGCCGCCGATCAGCGTCCCCAACTGCAGGCCGAGGACGGTGATGATCGGGATCAGCGTGTTCCGCAGCACGTGTTTGTAGCGGATCAGCGACTCGGGCAGGCCCTTCGCCCGGGTCGCCTGCACGTAGGACTGCCCCAACTCCTCGAGCATCCCCGAGCGGGTGAGCCGCGTGATGAGCGCGGTGAAGTACGTGCCCAGCGTGATCGCCGGCAGCACGATGTGGCGGGCCCACTGGAACATCGCGTCGGCGCCCGCCGAGACCCCTTGGGCGGTCATGATCCGGAACGCCTCGACGAAGCCGAACGCGCGGCCGCTGGTCGGGAACAGCCCGAACTCGACGGACAGCAGCAGCACGAGCATGATCCCGAGCCAGAAGTTCGGCGTCGAGATGCCGACCAGCGAGAACGTCGTCGCGCCGTAGTCCGCCGGCTGGTGGCGCCGCGTGGCGCTGATGACCCCCAGCGGGATCGAGAGCGTGATGGCGACGAGGCTGCTGACGACCGCGAGTTCGATGGTCGCGGGCAGCTTCGTCACGACGATCTGACTCGCCTCGATGCCGGAGATGTAGGAGTAGCCCATGTCCCCCTGCAACAGCTCCCAGAGGTAGTCGAGGTACTGGACGTACAGCGGCTGGTCCAGCCCCAACTCCTCGGCGATCCGCTGGCGAAGCTCGGGGCTGGCGTCCAGCGGCGCGACGGCGTCGACGGGGCTCCCGGGCGTGATAAACCGCAGGAGGAAGACGATGCTGATGACCCCCCACACGACGACGACCCCCTGGAGGCCGCGCTTGAGCAGGAACCGTCCGTACGACATCTATTGTTCGCTCGGCAGGCTCTGTGCCTCGCTGATCAGTCGGTCGAACTCCTCGTCCGACCAGCTCGTGAGGTTCCCGTCGCTGGTCAGCAGCGGGATGAGCGTCTGACTCGCGTCGAACGTCTCGTTCCCCCAGCCCAGCAGGTACCAGTGCGGGTTCGTCTCGAGGTTCCCGTCGGTGACCTCGCTGGCCAGCGCCGAGAAGTCACGCTGGTTCACGCTGGCGGTGACGTTGGGCAGGTCGTCGAGGTAGCCCGCGACCGCTTGTGCGATCTCCACGTCGTTGAGGTAGCGCCCGACGGGGGTGTGGAGTTCGACCTCCACGCCGGCGTAGCCCGACGCCTCGACCAGCGCCTCGGCCTCGTCGGGGTCGTAGGGGTACGGGTCGAGGTCGCCGTTGTAGCCGAAGAAGCCGTCCAGCGTCGGCTGGGCGGTCGGGTCGCCGAACGTGTCGAGGACGTTCTCGATGATGCTCTCTAAGTCGATGGCGTAGTTGACCGCCTGGCGGAACTCCGCGGAGTCGAACGGCTCGACGTCGTAGCGCATCGCGTTGAAGATGACGCGCGTCGACGGCACCGCGGAGATGCTGGTCCCATCGTTGTTCTCGATCCGGCTCACTTCCTGTGGCGGCACGTTGACGATGATGTCGGACTCGTCGGAGAGCAGGGAGTTCACCCGCGTGCTGGCCTCGCTGGAGGCGGTGACCGTGAGCGAACTGATCTCGGCGGCCTCCCGCCAGTAGTTGTCGTTGCGGTTGAACACGACCTGCACGTCCTGCTCGTAGGTCTCCAACACGAACGGCCCGGTGCCGTCGATGTTCTGGTTGACGTAGGAGTTCTCGTTGGCCTCGACCCACGACTTGTTCATGATCGGGCCGTAGCTGGCGAACAGCGAGAACACGATGGGGTTCAGCCCCTCGCTCATCACGTCGACCGCGCGCTCGCCGTCGACGACTTCGGCGCCGGTGACGCCCGCAAGCTGGTCCTGCTGGGGGCTGGCGATCCCGGTGTCGGGGTCGACGATGCGGTTGATCGAGTAGGCGACGTCCTCCGGCGTGAGGTTGTCGCCGGAGTGGAAGGAGACGTTCGAGCGGATCTGGAAGCGGATCAGGCCGTCTTCGATCCGGCTGTAGTCGGTCGCCAGCTTGTTGACGATCCCACCCTCGCGGTCGCGGTCGAGCAGCCCCTCGTAGGCCTGCAGGACGATGTTGTCAGTCGGCGTCTCACGGTGGTCCTGCGGGTCCAGCCCGCTGTCCATCGAGGACTGGTTGATCACCACGTCGTCCCCGCTGTCGGTCGCGGGGCTGATCTCGTAGGCGTCGATGAACTCGTCGGCTCGCGCCTCCCACTCGATGTCGGCGCTCTTGCCGTACACCGAGTACTGTCGGTTCAGGAACACCCAGGGCGACTGATCGTGGGCGCGGCGGTTGGCCCGCTGGAGGTAGCCGTCGCGGGTCTCCGGCTCGGGACGCTCGGTCGGCGTGTCGTCGCCGCCATCGCCGCCGGAGTCCGTCGGCGTGTCGGTGTCGTCCATGTTCTGCTCGCCGTCGGTGTCGGTGCCACCGCCACCACCACAGCCCGCCATGGCGGTCGCCGCGGCCGTGCCGGCGAAGCCGAGGAACTTCCGTCGTCCCACGTTGGGTGTGTCTTTGTCAGACATAGACTGTCGGTCGGGACGGACCGACTTATACCCTGCGCCGGTATGGCATACCAATCAACTGCTCGCCGTCCGTCGAATTCGTGTCCGTTGATAACTACGAACGGCGCAGAACACGTCGATTCCGACCGATAAAAGTCGACGGAAAAGGGCCGTCGTTACTCCTGCTGGGCGTCAACGGCGGCGACGCCGGCGAGGTTGACGATGTCCTTGACTTCGTCGCCGCGCTGCATCACGTGGACGGGCTTGTCCATGCCGACGAGCATCGGCCCGATGGCCTCCGCGCCGCCGAGCCGCTGGAGCAGCTTGTAGGCGATGTTGCCGGCCTCGAGGTTCGGGAAGACGAGCACGTTCGCGGGCTCGTCGAGGTCCGAGAACTCGTAGGTGTCGGTGAGGATCTCCTCGACGACGGCAGTATCGGCTTGCATCTCGCCGTCGACCGGGAAGTCGACCCCGGGGTCGTCACGGAGGCTCGCGGCCGCGTCACGGGGCTTGCGGGTGCCCTCGTTCTCGACGGAGCCGAAGTTCGAGTACGACAGCAGCGCCGCGCGCGGCTCGACGTTGAACCGGCGTGCCAGTTCGGCGGTGTGTTTGGTGATCTCTTCGAGCACCGCCTCGCTGGGGTCCTGGTTCACCGTCGCGTCGGCGACGAACACGACGCGGTTCTTGAACGTCAGCATGTAGACGCCGGCGGCGTACTCGGCGTCCTCGGCGGTGCCGATCACTTCGAGCGGCGGACGCAGCGCCGAGGGGTAGTGGTGGGTCAGCCCCGTCAGGAGCGCGTCGGCGTCGCCCTGCTCGACCATCGCGCTGCCGAGGTAGTTGGTGTCCCGGCGGACCAGTTCGCCGGCCTCGCTCCGGGTGACGCCTTTGCGCTGGCGGAGTTCGTAGAGCCGTTCGGCGTAGGCCTCGGTGTCGTCGGCGCGCGGGTCGACGGTTTCGGGGGTGAAGTCCAGCCCCAACTGGCCGACGATGCGCTCGATCTCCTCGCGGTTGCCGAGCAGCACCGGCTCGGCGATGCCCTGCTCCTGGATCTGGGCGGCCGCGCGCACCATCTTCTCGTCGGCGCCCTCCGCGAGCGCGACGCGCTGTTTGTTCGTCTTGGCCTTGTTGAGCACGACCCGCATCATCTCGCGGGACTTGCCCAGCCGGGCCTCCAGCTCCTCGGCGTACTCGTCCACGTCGATCTCGGTGCGAGCGACGCCCTCCTCCATCGCCGCCTCGGCGACGGCCGGCGCGACCTGAAAGAGCACGCGTGGATCGACGGGCTTCGGGATGACGTACTCCGGACCGTACTGGAGGGGCTGGTCGCCGTAGGCCTTCACGACGGCGTCTGGCACGTCCTGCCGGGCCAGGTCCGCGAGCGCCTCGGCGGCGGCGCGCTTCATGTCCTCTGTGATGCCAGTCGCGCGAACGTCGAGGGCGCCGCGGAACAGGAACGGGAACCCGAGGACGTTGTTGACCTGGTTCGGGTAGTCAGAGCGCCCCGTCGCCATGATCACGGTGTCGTCGCGGGCCGCGCGGGCCTCCTCGTAACCGATCTCCGGTTCGGGGTTGGCCATCGCGAAGATGATGGGGTTGTCCGCCATCGACCGGACCATCTCGGGGGAGACGATGCCGCCGACCGAGAGGCCGACGAACATGTCGGCGCCGTCGATGGCGTCCGCGAGGTCGCCCTCGGGCAGGTCGCGGGCGAACTCCTTTTTGTACTCGTTCACGTCGCCGTTCTCGGCGCGCTCCTCGGTGATGATCCCCGAGGAGTCACACATCGTGATCCTGTCGGGGTCGGCGCCGAGTTCGACGTAGAACCGCGCGGTCGCCAGCGCGGAGGCGCCGGCGCCGGAGAACGTGATCTCCATCTCGGAGATGTCCTTCTCGAGCACGTCGACGGCGTTGAGCAGGCCGGCACCGCTGATGATCGCGGTGCCGTGCTGGTCGTCGTGGAACACGGGGATGTCCATCGACTCCCGGAGTCGCTGCTCGATCTCGAAACACTCGGGCCCGGCGATGTCCTCGAGGTTGATCCCCCCGAACGTCGGCTCCATGGCCTCGACGCACTGGCAGAAGGCGTCCACGTCGGTCTCGTCGAGTTCGATGTCGAACACGTCGATGTCGGCGAAGCGCTTGAACAGTACGCCCTTCCCCTCCATCACGGGTTTCGAGGCCTGGGCGCCGATGTCGCCGAGGCCGAGCACGGCGGTCCCGTTCGAGACGACGCCGACCATGTTCCCCTTGGCGGTGTACTCGTAGGCGCGGTTCTCGTCCTCGGCGATGTCGAGACACGGCGCGGCGACGCCCGGCGAGTACGCCAGCGAGAGGTCACGCTGCGTGTTAGTCGGCTTCGTGGTGGATATCTCGATCTTGCCCGGCGGGTCGACCCGGTGATACTCCCGGGCGTCGTCGTCAAGTCCCATACCCCCGGGTGTTCCGGGGCCGCCAAAAGTCTATCCACTCCCGTCGAAACTCGGTTAGACGATCGTCGAACTCAGTTCTCGACGGTGTCGAACTGGAAGCCGCCCGTTTCGGGCTCCGACCCGTCGCCGTCCCCGGCTTCGTCTCGGGGCGCGGCGTCGCTATCGACCGGGGGTGCGCCGTCACCCGCCTCAGCGGGCGCGTCGGCGGCTGTCAGCCCACCGTCCGTCGCGCCGGCCGCCGGGTCGAGCCCCCCGGTTCCAGCCTCGGTTCCGTCCGGGAGTACCACCGAGACCGGATCGTCCGGCGGCTGTTCCGTGCCGGCCACGCCGATCACGTCGAGGTCCGCGTCGGTCGTCCCCAGCACCGTGAGGTCGTAGCTCGCGAGATACACGACCGTCGCCGCCCGAACTGGGAGCACCGCGAGGAAGCCAACGAGCGTGCAGGCAACGCCGAACCGGACGACCCCGACGGTCTCGACGCCGGCCGAGACGGTGCCGAACAGCGCGACGAGAGTGACGAAGCCGGCGAGGGCGAGCCCCGTGACGACGGTGCCCGCAGCCACCAGCGCCAGGGTGAGCACCGCCGCGGCCACCAGCCCGCGGGTGAGGAGGTAGCCGACGAAGCCGCCGCGCCGGCCCTCGAACGCCCGCCAGAGTCGGCGCCACGACGCCATCGCGCCGACGCCGGTGGCGAGCATCGTCGCGGGCAGCAGCGAGTGTGTCGCGTGGACGACGCCGAGGATACCGACGCAGACGCTGGCCACGACGAGCCCCGTGACGGCGGTGACGGCGATGTCGGCCGGCCCGGCCATCGTTCCGCCGGTGATCGCCAG
It includes:
- a CDS encoding DUF7544 domain-containing protein, producing the protein MSWHAVRAVVGAAATARGFLLPERGRWLRLSLLSLVVGVGWLSPAAARVTVPAAVGDRGLPMALAAGLFVLGAVVADGYGRFALVSGLRSDRLRLSEDVRWRLGRSVRWLCFAFAALVLVSAAAGVTLRAAHDGWLAITGGTMAGPADIAVTAVTGLVVASVCVGILGVVHATHSLLPATMLATGVGAMASWRRLWRAFEGRRGGFVGYLLTRGLVAAAVLTLALVAAGTVVTGLALAGFVTLVALFGTVSAGVETVGVVRFGVACTLVGFLAVLPVRAATVVYLASYDLTVLGTTDADLDVIGVAGTEQPPDDPVSVVLPDGTEAGTGGLDPAAGATDGGLTAADAPAEAGDGAPPVDSDAAPRDEAGDGDGSEPETGGFQFDTVEN
- a CDS encoding NADP-dependent malic enzyme produces the protein MGLDDDAREYHRVDPPGKIEISTTKPTNTQRDLSLAYSPGVAAPCLDIAEDENRAYEYTAKGNMVGVVSNGTAVLGLGDIGAQASKPVMEGKGVLFKRFADIDVFDIELDETDVDAFCQCVEAMEPTFGGINLEDIAGPECFEIEQRLRESMDIPVFHDDQHGTAIISGAGLLNAVDVLEKDISEMEITFSGAGASALATARFYVELGADPDRITMCDSSGIITEERAENGDVNEYKKEFARDLPEGDLADAIDGADMFVGLSVGGIVSPEMVRSMADNPIIFAMANPEPEIGYEEARAARDDTVIMATGRSDYPNQVNNVLGFPFLFRGALDVRATGITEDMKRAAAEALADLARQDVPDAVVKAYGDQPLQYGPEYVIPKPVDPRVLFQVAPAVAEAAMEEGVARTEIDVDEYAEELEARLGKSREMMRVVLNKAKTNKQRVALAEGADEKMVRAAAQIQEQGIAEPVLLGNREEIERIVGQLGLDFTPETVDPRADDTEAYAERLYELRQRKGVTRSEAGELVRRDTNYLGSAMVEQGDADALLTGLTHHYPSALRPPLEVIGTAEDAEYAAGVYMLTFKNRVVFVADATVNQDPSEAVLEEITKHTAELARRFNVEPRAALLSYSNFGSVENEGTRKPRDAAASLRDDPGVDFPVDGEMQADTAVVEEILTDTYEFSDLDEPANVLVFPNLEAGNIAYKLLQRLGGAEAIGPMLVGMDKPVHVMQRGDEVKDIVNLAGVAAVDAQQE